Part of the Kitasatospora sp. NBC_00374 genome is shown below.
CTCCGGGCGCGGCACGCCCGCCCGGGTCAGCCGACCAGGCGGGCCAGCGGGATGGAGTGCCCGGTGTGCTCGACCTTCGCCCGCAGGTAGCGGACGTTGCTCGCCGAGACGTGCACGCCGGTCGGGACGCGCTCGGCGACCTCGATGCCCAGCCGGGCCAGCTGCTCGGCCTTGTCGGGGTTGTTGCTGAGCAGCGCCACGGTGGTGGCGCCGAGCCCGGCGAGCATCTGGGCGGCGGCGGTGTAGTCGCGGCCGTCCTCGGGCAGGCCGAGCGCGGTGTTGGCCTGGTAGGTGTCGAGGCCGGTGTCCTGAAGGGCGTAGGCGTCGAGCTTGTTGTAGAGACCGATGCCGCGGCCCTCCTGGCGGAGGTAGACCAGGTAGCCGCCGGCCTCGGCGATCCGCTCGACCGACTCCCGCAGCTGCGGGCCGCAGTCGCAGCGGTCGGAGCCGAAGACGTCGCCGGTGAGGCACTCGGAGTGCAGCCGGACCAGCGGGATGCCGGCGCCGTCGGTGTCGCCGAGCGCGAGGGCCAGGTGTTCGGCGCCGTCCGTCAGCCCGTGGAAGGTGAAGACCTCCGCCTCGACCCGGAAGCCGTCGGGGAAGGTGAGCGGGATGCGGACCCGGGAGCGTACGGTCGCGGGCGGCTGCTGGTCGGTCTCGGTCTGCGTCATGCCCGGCCTCCGGCGATTGGTTCAAATTCGAACTGGGTCTTCCGGTGCTGACCGTACACCTTGGTTCTAATTTGAACAACAGACTTCACGGGAGACCACTTTCGGCCCACCATCCTCAGCCGCCACGGACGGGCACCGCGCAGAGTGGGCAGGGGGCGCAGCCAACTCCGACGAGGGATCACCCATGTCCAAGGCATTCGGATTCACCGAGTACGGCGGCCCGCAGCACCAGACCTTCCTGGACCGGCCCGTCCCGGCGCCCGGTCCCGGCCGGCTGCAGATCTCCGTCCGCGCCGCCGGAGTCAACCCCGTCGACTGGAAGATCCGCCGCGGTCTGACCGGCAAGGGCCTGGAGCTGCCCGCCGTCCTCGGGGTGGAGGCGGCCGGCGTGGTGGAGGCGGTCGGGGACGGTGTGACCGGCTTCGCCGTCGGCGACCAGGTCTTCGGCACCGCCGCGACCGGCGGCTACGCGGAGCACACCCTGCTGGTCGCCGGGAGCACCGCCCGCAAGCCGGCCGGGGTGAGCTTCGCCCAGGCCGCCGCGCTGCCGGTGGCCGCCGCCACCGGGTACGACGGTGTGGAGCACGTCGGCCTCAAGGCGGGCCAGACCCTGCTGATCCTCGGGATCGCCGGCGGGGTGGGCAGTGTGGCCGCGCAGATCGCCCGGGAGCGCGGCATCAGGGTGCTGGGCACCGCGAGCAACGCCAACCGGCCGTTCGTCGAGTCGCTCGGCGCCACCCAGATCCGGTACGGCGACGGGGTGGTCGACCGGATCCTGCTGGCCGCGCCGCAGGGGGTGGACGGCATCCTCGACCTGGTCGGCGGTGCGGACGTCCGGGCGGCGGCCGAGACACTGGCCGACCGCAGCCGCCTGATCGCCACCTCCGACCCGGGCACCGCCGCCGAGCTCGGCGGCTCCTTCGTCCGCCGCAGCGGCACCGGCGCCACCCTGGCGGTCCTCGCCGAACTGGTCGCCGACGGCCGGCTGGATCCGCACATCACCGCCACCTACCCGCTCGCCAGGGCCGCCGAGGCACTCGCCGAGGTCGAGTCCGGCCACGCCCGCGGCAAGCTGATCCTGGAAGTGAGCTGAACCGTGAAGATCACCACCCCGACCGTCGGCGCGCCCTGCTGGGTCGAGCTGTCCACCGTCGACCCCGCCGCCGCCAAGTCCTTCTACGCCGAGCTGTTCGGCTGGCGCGCCGAGGAGGACCCGAATCCGGAGGCCGGCGGTTACACGGTCCTGTCGCTGGGCGACGCGGCGGTGGCCGGGCTGACCCCGCTCCAGCAGCCCGAGCAGCCGACCGCCTGGTCGGTCTCCTTCGCCACCGCCGACGCCGACGCGACCGCGGCCGCCGTGGTCGCGGCCGGCGGCCGGCTGCTGCTGGAACCCTCCGAGGTCCTCGACCTCGGCCGGTTCGCGATCGCGGTGGACCCCGGCGGTGCGGCCTTCTCGATCTGGCAGGCCCGGTCCTTCAACGGCGCGGCCGTCATGAACGAGGCGGGCTCGCTGGGCTGGGTCGAGCTGACCACCCGGGAGGTCCACAAGTCCAAGGAGTTCTACCCGCGGGTCTTCGGCTGGAGTGTGACGGTGGGGGAGATGTACACCCAGTGGGGCATCGCGGGGAAGGACTTCGGCGGGATGGCCGACATGGCCGACCAGTTCCCCGCCGACACCCCGCCGTACTGGATGCCGTACTTCGCGGTGGCGGACGTGGACCGGACGGCGGAGCGGGCCGCGGCACTCGGCGCGACCGTGCTGCTGCCCCCCACCGACGTCCCGGACGGGCCGCGGCTGGCCGTCCTGCGGGACCAGCAGGGGGCGGTGTTCGGCGTGCACATCGCGGGCGCCTAGGCCTGGGTGCGGCCCCGGCCGGTCACGCGTTGGCCTGCTCCTCCTCGGTGGGGGCGGGCGCCGCCGTCGGGGCGGCGGCGCGGCGGTTGGGGCGGAAGGCGACGGCGGCGGCCGCCAGGGTGATCACCACGGCGGTCGGCGGGAGCCAGTCGCCCAGGCGGTCGTACCAGGTGAGCGAGGCGGGCGCGGCCAGCGGCAGCCGGACGGTGACGGAACCGGTGGCGCCGGTGTCCAGGTGGACCAGCCGGCGGCCCTGGCGGTCGTAGGCGACCGTCTCGCCGGTCAGCGCCGCCTGGACGACCGCGCGGCCGGTCTCGGCGGCCCGGATCGCGCCCAGCGAGGCGTGCTGCGCCGGGGCCCAGGTGTCCTGGAAGGTCGAGGTCGCCGACTGGTAGACGATCATCCGGGCGCCCTGCTCGGCGGCCGCCCGGGACATGTCGGGGAAGGCCGACTCGAAACAGATCAGCGCGCCGACCGGCATCGGGTCGCCCTCGCGGTCCGTGGTCGGCAGCAGGTGGAAGGCGGTGCCGGGGGCGCGGTTCTCGCCGGCCGCGGCGCTCACCCCGGCGATCCAGCCGAGCACCGGACGCAGCGGGATGTACTCGCCGAACGGGACCAGCCGGATCTTGCGGTAGCGGTCGCGCACCCCGTCCGGGCCGACCAGCACGGCGTCCTTGGAGATCCGGCCGTCGGCCTTGCGGGCGTCCTCGCCGACCAGCAGCTGGGCGCCGATCAGCGCGGACAGCGCCCGGACGTCGCTCAGCGCGGCCGGGTCGCGGTCCAGGTCGGCGGTGGTGCTGCTCTCGCCCCAGACCACCAGGTCGAGCGGCTGCCCGACCAGGCCGCGGCTGATCCTCACGTTGGTGTCGAGCCGGGCGGCCTCGTTCGGGGTCTGGCCCGGCTGCACCAGGGCCACCGTGGCGAAGCCGTCCGGGGCGTCCTGGCGCTGCGCGGCGAACAGCAGCGGGCCGGCGACCAGGGCGGCCACCACGACCCCGGCCGCCAGCGCGCGGGCCGGCAGGCGGTGGGCGGTGAGCAGGATCAGCACTCCGGTGTTGGCGGCCACCACGGCCGCGCTGACCAGCCAGACCCCGCCGACCGAGGCCAGCGCCAGGATCGCCGGGTGCTGCCACTGGCTCGCCCCGAGCAGTGCCCACGGCCCGCCGAGCGCGTGCCAGGACCTGGCGAACTCGGTACTCACCCACACCGCCGGGACGACCACCAGGGCGACCGCCGCGCGGGCGGGGGTGAGCGGCGGGTGGAGCGTGCGCCAGACCGCCAGGCCGAGCGCCGCCTGCAGCGCGCCGAACAGCAGCGCGAGCAGGATCAGCCCCGGCCCGATCGACGGGATCAGCCAGTACATCGCGACCAGGATGAACCCCGCACCGAACCACCAGCCGCGGACCATCGCCTCCCGCGCGCCGGGCGCCCGCTGCATCGCCAGCAGCCCCGGTACCAGGGCGACCCAGGCCAGGGCGGCCAGCCCGAGCCCGGGAAACGCCAGTACGGGCAGGGCCCCGGCGGCGAGGGCGCCGTAACGGGCGGGCTGGGTCAGGCCTGCGCGAAGGGTCATGCGGCGATTCTCCGCTCATTGAGGCCGTGTCACCTCATCTGCGGGTCACCCGGGTGGCGGACCGGAGGTGAAGATCTCGTGCACCTCCGGTCCGGCCCCGCATCCTCAGCCCTCGCCCTCCAGATCGCCCTCGGTCTCCAGGAAGGCGGTGCGCAGGGCGTCGATCAGCTCCGGGTCGGGCTCGGCCCACAGACCGCGCTCGGCCGCCTCCAGCAGACGCTCGCTGATGCCGTGCAGCGCCCAGGGGTTGGCGCCGGTCAGGAAGTCCCGGTTGACCGGGTCGAGGACGTACTCCTGGGTGAGCTTCTCGTACATCCAGTCGGCGACCACGCCGGTGGTGGCGTCGTAGCCGAACAGGTAGTCCACGGTGGCCGCCATCTCGAAGGCGCCCTTGTAGCCGTGCCGGCGCATCGCCTCCAGCCAGCGCGGGTTGACCACCCGGGCGCGGAAGACCCGGGCCGCCTCCTCGGTGAGGGTGCGGGTGCGGACGGTCTCCGGGCGGGTGGAGTCGCCGATGTACGCCGCCGGGTTCCTGCCGGTGAGCGCGCGGACGGTGGCGACCATGCCGCCGTGGTACTGGAAGTAGTCGTCGGAGTCCGCGATGTCGTGCTCGCGGGTGTCGGTGTTCTTGGCGGCGACGGTGATCCGCTTGTACGCCGTCTCCATCTCCTCGCGGGCCGGGCGGCCGTTCAGCTCGCGGCCGTAGGCGTAGCCGCCCCAGACCGTGTAGACCTCGGCCAGGTCGGCGTCGGTGCGCCAGTCCCGGCTGTCGATCAGCTGGAGCAGACCGGCGCCGTAGGTGCCCGGGCGGGAGCCGAACACCCGGACGGTGGCCTTGCGCTCGTCGCCGTGCACGGCCAGGTCGGCCTGGACGTGGGCGCGCACGAAGTTGTCCGCCTCGGCCTCCTCCTGCCGGGCGGCGAGGCGCACCGCGTCGTCCAGCAGGGCGACCACGTGCGGGAAGGCGTCCCGGAAGAAGCCGGAGATCCGCAGCGTCACGTCGATCCGGGGGCGGCCGAGCTCCTCCAGGGAGATCGTCTCCAGGCCGGTGACCCGGCGCGAGGCGTCGTCCCAGACCGGGCGCACGCCCAGCAGGGCGAAGGCCTCGGCGATGTCGTCGCCGGCGGTGCGCATCGCGCTGGTGCCCCACAGGGACAGGCCGACCGACGGCGGGTAGGCGCCGTCGTTGTCCGCCCGGTAGCGCTCGATCAGCGAGCCGGCCAGCGCCTGGCCGGTCTCCCAGGCCAGCCGGCTCGGGACGGCCTTCGGGTCGACGGAGTAGAAGTTGCGGCCGGTCGGCAGGACGTTGACCAGGCCGCGCAGCGGCGAACCGGACGGCCCGGCCGGGACGAAGCCGCCGTTCAGCGCGTGCAGCACCGCGTCCAGCTCGTCGGTGGTGGCCGACAGCCGGGGGACCACCTGACGGGCGGCGAAGTCCAGCACCTCGCGGACGGCGTCCGGGTGCCCGGCGGCGACCTTCTCCACCGCCTCGGGGGACCAGTCCTCGGCCTCCATCGCCTCGACCAGGGCGCGGGCCTGCGCCTCGGCGGCGTCGGTGGCGCCGAGCGTCAGCGCGGCCTCGTCCAGGCCGAGCGCCTCGCGCAGGCCGGGCAGCGCGCTGACCCCGCCCCAGATCTGCCGGGCCCGCAGGATGGCCAGCACGATGTTGACCCGGTCGGTGCCGGCCGGGGCCTGGCCGAGCACGTGCAGGCCGTCGCGGATCTGGGCGTCCTTGACCTCGCACAGCCAGCCGTCGACGTGCAGCAGGAAGTCGTCGAAGCCGTCGTCCTCGGGCCGCTCGTCCAGGCCCAGGTCGTGGTCGAGGCGGGCGGCCTGGATCAGCGTCCAGATCTGGGCGCGGATCGCCGGCAGCTTGGCCGGGTCCATCGCCGCGATGTTGGAGTGCTCGTCCAGCAGCTGCTCCAGACGGGCGATGTCGCCGTACGAGTCGGCGCGGGCCATTGGCGGCACCAGGTGGTCGACCAGGGTGGCGTGCGCCCGGCGCTTGGCCTGGGTGCCCTCGCCCGGGTCGTTGACCAGGAACGGGTAGACCAGCGGCAGGTCACCGATCACGGCGTCCGGGCCGCAGTCCGCCGACAGCGCGGCGGTCTTGCCGGGCAGCCACTCCAGGTTGCCGTGCTTGCCGAGGTGCACCACGGCGTCGGCGCCGAAGCCGCCGTCCGACTGCGCGGCGGCGATCCAGCGGTAGGCGGCCAGGTAGTGGTGACTGGGCGGCAGGTCCGGGTCGTGGTAGATGGCGACCGGGTTGGCGCCGAAGCCGCGCGGCGGCTGGATCAGCACCAGCAGGTTCCCGGAGCGGATCGCGGCCAGCACGATGTCGCCGTCCGGGTTCTGCGAGCGGTCCACGTACAGCTCGCCGGGCGGCGGGCCCCAGTGCTCCTCGACCCGGCCGCGCAGGCCCTCCGGCAGGGTGGCGTACCAGCGGCGGTAGTCGGCCGCCGGGATCCGGACCGGGTTGCGGGCGAGCTGGTCCTCGGTCAGCCAGTCCTGGTCGTAGCCGCCGGCCGCGATCAGGGCGTGGATCAGCGCGTCGCCCTCGTGGCTGCCGTCGTCCTCGGTCTGGGTCAGGCCCGGCAGCGCGTCGGGGCCGTCCAGCGGGCCGAGGTCCATGCCCTCCTCGCGCAGCCGGGTGAGCAGCCGGATCGCCGAGGCGGGGGTGTCCAGGCCGACGGCGTTGCCGACCCGGGCGTGCTTGGTCGGGTACGCCGACAGCACCAGCGCCAGGCGGCGCTCGGCGGCCGGGATGTGCCGCAGCCGGGCGTGCCGCACCGCGATGCCGGCCACCCGGGCCGCCCGCTCCGGGTCGGCGGCGTAGACCGTCAGACCGTCCTCGTCCAGCTCCTTGAAGGAGAACGGCACGGTGATCAGACGGCCGTCGAACTCCGGCACGGCGACCTGGGTGGCGGTGTCCAGCGGGGACAGGCCGTCGTCGCTGGCCTCCCAGGCGGCCCGCGACCAGGTCAGGCACAGCGCCTGCAGGATCGGCCGGTCCAGCGCGGCCAGCGCGCCCGCGTCCCAGGCCTCCTCGTCGCCGCCGGCCTGCGCGTCCGCCGGGCGGGTGCCGCCGGCCGCGAGCACGGTGGTGACGATCGCGTCGGCGGTGCCCAGCCGCGCCAGCAGCTCCGGCTCGGCGCCGCGCAGCGAGGAGCAGAACAGCGGCAGCGCCCGGGCGCCCCGGTCCTCGATCGCCCGGCAGAGCGTCTCGACGAAGCCGGTGTTGCCGCTCATGTGGTGCGCGCGGTAGTACAGCACCGCGATCACCGGGCCCTCGGTGGTACGGGCGGTGCGCTCCAGCGGGCCCCACTCGGGCGCGGAGGCCGGCGGCGCGAAGCCGTGGCCGGTCAGCAGCACGGTGTCGGAGAGGAAGGCGCCCAGCTCGGCCAGGTTCGCCGGGCCGCCGTGCGCCAGGTAGGCGTGCGCCTCGGCGGCGATGCCGGCCGGGACGGTGGACAGCTCCATCAGCTGGGCGTCCGGCGCCTGCTCACCGGTCAGCACGATCACCGGGCGCGGGCCGGCCAGCAGCGCGTCCAGGCCCTCCTGCCAGGCGCGGCGGCCGCCGAGCAGCCGGACGACCACCAGGTCGGTGCCCTCGGTCAGCGCGGGAAGGTCCTCGACGGTCAGCCGGGCCGGGTTGCCCAGGCGGTACGGCACCGGGCCCTCGGAGGCGCGGGCGCTGAGCAGGTCGGTGTCGGAGGTCGACAGCAGCAGGATCATGCGAGGGGCCTCCCGGCCTCGTCGGAGAACGGGCGGGCGGCCCAGGACATGCGGCAGCGCACAGGTCAAGCCTTCCTCGGGGTCCGCGCCCCGTGGGGGTTCCCCCCGGCCACGGGCCGAGGGGCTGGTCTGAGAGACGGCAGGAGTTCCTGGCTCCCACGGTGGTGAACCGTGGTCACAGTGGCGGGACCGCACCGGGTTTGCACCGGTTTCCTCCCCTTGCGCCGTCGCTGGCACGGGCGGCCCGCAGGGCCACCCGCGCAGCATCGTACGGGGTGCCGACCGGCTGCGGAGCTGGTCCGGGACTGTGATCTAGGTCCTGTCCGGCGATCTTGTCGGATCAGCCCGCGGCGTCGGGCGCCCGGTTGGGCGTGCGCCCGGATCGTCCTCGTACTGGGTCGTACTTGGGCGATTCGGGCGTGCGTCCAGGCGGGATGCCCGGCGGCGCGGGCCCGGCAGGATCGGCCGGACAGGGCCGATGAGCCCGGGGCACCCGTTCGGACCATCTGTATGCTCGCCGCCATGCCACCCACACCCGCCGCCCCAGCGCCGGGCCCCGCCGTGCCCGACCGGGGGCAGGCCGACGCCTGCCCCGGCGCGCTGCGCCTGCACCGGGCCGACGACGGCGCCCTCGCCCGGGTCAGGGTGCCCGGGGGACTGCTGACCGCCCGTCAGGCCGTCGCGCTGGCCGAGGCCGCCGAGGACCTGGGCGACGGCGAACTGGAGACCACCTCACGGGGCAACGTCCAGCTCCGCGGCCTGGGTTCGGACGCCGGCGCCGAGCTGGGCGCCCGGCTGCGCGCCGCCGGCCTGCTGCCCTCCGACGCGCACGAGCGGGTCCGCAACATCGTCGCCTCGCCGCTCGCCGGCCTCGACGGCCGCGGCCACGCCGACGTCCAGGCCTGGGTGCGCGAGCTCGACGCGAAGCTGTGCGCGGGCGACTGGGCCGTCGGCCTGTCCGGCAAGTTCCTCTTCGCGCTCGACGACGGCCGCGGCGACGCCGCCTCGCTGGACGCCGATGTGACATTGATCGCAAGGCCGGCCGGCACCGCACTGCTGCGCCTCGGACGGGCCGCCACCGCCCGCCCGGTCCCCGCCGGGGAGGCGGTGGACGCGGCACTCGCCGCCGCCCGCGACTTCCTGGCCGCGCTGCGCGCCACCGGCACCCAGGCCTGGCACCTGCGCGAGGCCCCCGACCTGCTCGACCCCGGGCCGCTGCCGCTGCCCGCCTTCACCGACCCGCACCCGCCGCTGGGCGCCCTGCCCGGCGGCCTGTCGGTCGGCCTGCGCTTCGGCCGGGCGTCCGCCGCCGGCTGGCGGCTGCTCGCCGAGACGGCGGTGGACGGCCTGCGGCTGACCCCGTGGCGCGGCGCGGTGCTGCCTGGGGCGGCCGCCGACCGGCTGCCCCGGCTGGCCGCGGCCGGGTTCAGGACCGAGCCCGGCACCCCCTGGGACCGGGCCACCGCCTGCACCGGGACGCCCGGCTGCGCCAGGTCGCTCGCCGACGTCCGGGCGGACGCCGCGCCGGCGCTCGACGCCGCCGGCCGCCCCGGCCTGCCGGTGCACTGGTCGGGCTGCGAGCGGCGGTGTGGACATCCGGGCGGGGACTGGGTGGATGTGCTCGCCACGGGGCAGGGCTACCGGGTGACCCGAGGCGAGGCCTCGGTGGAAGTGACGACGGAAGAGATGGCCGAGGCGGTCGCCGAGGCCCGGAGGACCACGTGATCGAGTACGAGAAGGACGGCGCCGAGATCTACCGGCAGTCCTTTGCCACCATCCGGGCCGAGGCCGAGCTGGCCGCGCTGCCCGCCGACGTCGCCCAGGTCGCGGTGCGGATGATCCACGCCTGCGGCATGACCGACCTGGTCGAGGACCTCGTGTACTCGCCGGGCGTGGTGGCGCGGGCCCGCGAGGCGCTGCGCGCCGGTGCGCCGATCCTGTGCGACGTGAACATGGTGGCCAGCGGCGTCACCCGCAAGCGGCTGCCCGCCGGCAACGAGGTGATCTGCACGCTGACCGACCCCTCGGTGCCGGAGCTGGCCGCGAAGCTGGGCAACACCCGCAGCGCCGCCGCGATGGAGCTGTGGCTGCCCCGCCTGGAGGGTGCGGTGGTCGCCGTCGGCAACGCGCCGACCTCGCTCTTCCGGCTGCTGGAGATGGTCGAGGCGGGCGCCCCGCGCCCGGCGGCCGTGATCGGCGTCCCGGTCGGCTTCATCGGCGCGGCCGAGTCCAAGCAGGCCCTGGCCGAACACCCGGCCGGCCTGGAACACCTGGTGGTCCGGGGCCGGCGCGGCGGCAGTGCGATGGCCGCCGCCGCCATCAACGCGATTGCGAGCGAAGTGGAATGACGGAGCGTCAGTCAGGCCGGCTGTACGGTGTCGGGCTCGGCCCCGGCGACCCCGAGCTGGTCACCGTCCGGGCCGCCGGGCTGATCGGAAAGGCCGACGTGGTCGCGTACCACAGCGCCCGGCACGGCCGGTCGATCGCCCGCTCGATCGCCGAGCCCTACCTGCGCGGCGACCAGATCGAGGAGAAGCTGGTCTACCCGCTGACGGTGGAGACCACCGACCACCCCGGCGGCTACCGGGGCGCGCTGGACGAGTTCTACGAGCAGGCCGCCGCCCGGCTGGCCGCCCACCTCGACGCCGGGCGCGACGTGGTGGTGCTCGCCGAGGGCGACCCGCTGTTCTACGGCTCGTACCAGCACATGCACAAGCGCCTCGCGGACCGCTACCCGACCGAGGTGGTGCCCGGCGTGACCTCGGTCAGCGCCGCCGCCGCCCGCCTCGGCAAGCCGCTGGTGGAGGCCGAGGAGGTGCTCACCATCATCCCGGGCACCCTGCCCGAGGAGGAGCTGACGGCCCGCCTGGCCGCCACCGACTCCGCCGTGGTGATGAAGCTCGGCCGCACCTTCCCGACCGTCCGGCGGGCGCTGGAGCGGTCCGGGCGGCTGGCGGAGGCGCAGTACGTCGAGCGGGCCACCATGCCCGGCGAGCGCACCGCGCCGCTGGCCGAGGTCGACCCGGACTCGGTGCCGTACTTCTCGGTCGCCGTGCTGCCCAGCCGGATCGACCGGACCGTGGCCGAACACGCCGACGGCGAGGGCCGGGGCGAGGGCGAGGTGGTCGTGGTCGGCACCGGCCCGGCCGGGCCGCTGTGGCTCACCCCGGAGGCGCGCGGCGTCCTCGCCGGCGCCACCGACCTCGTCGGCTACACCACCTACCTGGACCGCGTCCCGGTCCGGGCCGGCCAGCTGCGGCACGGCTCGGACAACAAGGTCGAGGCCGAGCGCGCCGAGTTCGCGCTCGACCTGGCCCGGCGCGGCCGCAAGGTCGCCGTGGTCTCCTCCGGCGACCCCGGTGTCTTCGCGATGGCGACCGCCGTCCTGGAGGCCGCCTGCGCCGACCCGTACCGCTCGGTGCCGGTCCGGGTGCTGCCCGGCATGACCGCCGCGCACGCCGCCGCGTCCCGTGCGGGCGCGCCGCTCGGCCACGACTACGCGGTGGTCTCGCTCTCCGACCGGCTCAAGCCGTGGGAGGTGGTCGCCCAGCGGCTGCGCGCCGCGGCCGCAGCGGACCTCGTCCTGGCGCTGTACAACCCCGGCTCGCAGAGCCGCACCACCCAGGTCGGCCTGGCCCGCGACCTGCTGCTCGAACACCGCGCCCCCGACACCCCGGTCGTGATGGCCCGGGACGTCGGCGGCCCGACCGAGCGGGTCCGCACCGTCCGCCTGGCCGACCTCGACCCCACCCAGGTCGACATGCGGACGATCCTGCTGATCGGCTCCTCGCAGACCCAGGCCGTCGCCCGCGACAACGGCACCGAGGTGGTCTGGACCCCCCGCCGCTACCCGCCGGTCTGACGACACGCCGGGCGCCTCGTCCCTTCCCGGGATCGGCGCCCGGCCTCAACTGACGCTCCATCACCGTCCGTTCAGACGTGGACCA
Proteins encoded:
- a CDS encoding VOC family protein, producing MKITTPTVGAPCWVELSTVDPAAAKSFYAELFGWRAEEDPNPEAGGYTVLSLGDAAVAGLTPLQQPEQPTAWSVSFATADADATAAAVVAAGGRLLLEPSEVLDLGRFAIAVDPGGAAFSIWQARSFNGAAVMNEAGSLGWVELTTREVHKSKEFYPRVFGWSVTVGEMYTQWGIAGKDFGGMADMADQFPADTPPYWMPYFAVADVDRTAERAAALGATVLLPPTDVPDGPRLAVLRDQQGAVFGVHIAGA
- a CDS encoding precorrin-2 C(20)-methyltransferase, with amino-acid sequence MTERQSGRLYGVGLGPGDPELVTVRAAGLIGKADVVAYHSARHGRSIARSIAEPYLRGDQIEEKLVYPLTVETTDHPGGYRGALDEFYEQAAARLAAHLDAGRDVVVLAEGDPLFYGSYQHMHKRLADRYPTEVVPGVTSVSAAAARLGKPLVEAEEVLTIIPGTLPEEELTARLAATDSAVVMKLGRTFPTVRRALERSGRLAEAQYVERATMPGERTAPLAEVDPDSVPYFSVAVLPSRIDRTVAEHADGEGRGEGEVVVVGTGPAGPLWLTPEARGVLAGATDLVGYTTYLDRVPVRAGQLRHGSDNKVEAERAEFALDLARRGRKVAVVSSGDPGVFAMATAVLEAACADPYRSVPVRVLPGMTAAHAAASRAGAPLGHDYAVVSLSDRLKPWEVVAQRLRAAAAADLVLALYNPGSQSRTTQVGLARDLLLEHRAPDTPVVMARDVGGPTERVRTVRLADLDPTQVDMRTILLIGSSQTQAVARDNGTEVVWTPRRYPPV
- the ribA gene encoding GTP cyclohydrolase II — protein: MTQTETDQQPPATVRSRVRIPLTFPDGFRVEAEVFTFHGLTDGAEHLALALGDTDGAGIPLVRLHSECLTGDVFGSDRCDCGPQLRESVERIAEAGGYLVYLRQEGRGIGLYNKLDAYALQDTGLDTYQANTALGLPEDGRDYTAAAQMLAGLGATTVALLSNNPDKAEQLARLGIEVAERVPTGVHVSASNVRYLRAKVEHTGHSIPLARLVG
- a CDS encoding precorrin-8X methylmutase, translated to MIEYEKDGAEIYRQSFATIRAEAELAALPADVAQVAVRMIHACGMTDLVEDLVYSPGVVARAREALRAGAPILCDVNMVASGVTRKRLPAGNEVICTLTDPSVPELAAKLGNTRSAAAMELWLPRLEGAVVAVGNAPTSLFRLLEMVEAGAPRPAAVIGVPVGFIGAAESKQALAEHPAGLEHLVVRGRRGGSAMAAAAINAIASEVE
- a CDS encoding cobalamin biosynthesis protein CobG — encoded protein: MLAAMPPTPAAPAPGPAVPDRGQADACPGALRLHRADDGALARVRVPGGLLTARQAVALAEAAEDLGDGELETTSRGNVQLRGLGSDAGAELGARLRAAGLLPSDAHERVRNIVASPLAGLDGRGHADVQAWVRELDAKLCAGDWAVGLSGKFLFALDDGRGDAASLDADVTLIARPAGTALLRLGRAATARPVPAGEAVDAALAAARDFLAALRATGTQAWHLREAPDLLDPGPLPLPAFTDPHPPLGALPGGLSVGLRFGRASAAGWRLLAETAVDGLRLTPWRGAVLPGAAADRLPRLAAAGFRTEPGTPWDRATACTGTPGCARSLADVRADAAPALDAAGRPGLPVHWSGCERRCGHPGGDWVDVLATGQGYRVTRGEASVEVTTEEMAEAVAEARRTT
- the lnt gene encoding apolipoprotein N-acyltransferase, coding for MTLRAGLTQPARYGALAAGALPVLAFPGLGLAALAWVALVPGLLAMQRAPGAREAMVRGWWFGAGFILVAMYWLIPSIGPGLILLALLFGALQAALGLAVWRTLHPPLTPARAAVALVVVPAVWVSTEFARSWHALGGPWALLGASQWQHPAILALASVGGVWLVSAAVVAANTGVLILLTAHRLPARALAAGVVVAALVAGPLLFAAQRQDAPDGFATVALVQPGQTPNEAARLDTNVRISRGLVGQPLDLVVWGESSTTADLDRDPAALSDVRALSALIGAQLLVGEDARKADGRISKDAVLVGPDGVRDRYRKIRLVPFGEYIPLRPVLGWIAGVSAAAGENRAPGTAFHLLPTTDREGDPMPVGALICFESAFPDMSRAAAEQGARMIVYQSATSTFQDTWAPAQHASLGAIRAAETGRAVVQAALTGETVAYDRQGRRLVHLDTGATGSVTVRLPLAAPASLTWYDRLGDWLPPTAVVITLAAAAVAFRPNRRAAAPTAAPAPTEEEQANA
- the cobN gene encoding cobaltochelatase subunit CobN, with product MILLLSTSDTDLLSARASEGPVPYRLGNPARLTVEDLPALTEGTDLVVVRLLGGRRAWQEGLDALLAGPRPVIVLTGEQAPDAQLMELSTVPAGIAAEAHAYLAHGGPANLAELGAFLSDTVLLTGHGFAPPASAPEWGPLERTARTTEGPVIAVLYYRAHHMSGNTGFVETLCRAIEDRGARALPLFCSSLRGAEPELLARLGTADAIVTTVLAAGGTRPADAQAGGDEEAWDAGALAALDRPILQALCLTWSRAAWEASDDGLSPLDTATQVAVPEFDGRLITVPFSFKELDEDGLTVYAADPERAARVAGIAVRHARLRHIPAAERRLALVLSAYPTKHARVGNAVGLDTPASAIRLLTRLREEGMDLGPLDGPDALPGLTQTEDDGSHEGDALIHALIAAGGYDQDWLTEDQLARNPVRIPAADYRRWYATLPEGLRGRVEEHWGPPPGELYVDRSQNPDGDIVLAAIRSGNLLVLIQPPRGFGANPVAIYHDPDLPPSHHYLAAYRWIAAAQSDGGFGADAVVHLGKHGNLEWLPGKTAALSADCGPDAVIGDLPLVYPFLVNDPGEGTQAKRRAHATLVDHLVPPMARADSYGDIARLEQLLDEHSNIAAMDPAKLPAIRAQIWTLIQAARLDHDLGLDERPEDDGFDDFLLHVDGWLCEVKDAQIRDGLHVLGQAPAGTDRVNIVLAILRARQIWGGVSALPGLREALGLDEAALTLGATDAAEAQARALVEAMEAEDWSPEAVEKVAAGHPDAVREVLDFAARQVVPRLSATTDELDAVLHALNGGFVPAGPSGSPLRGLVNVLPTGRNFYSVDPKAVPSRLAWETGQALAGSLIERYRADNDGAYPPSVGLSLWGTSAMRTAGDDIAEAFALLGVRPVWDDASRRVTGLETISLEELGRPRIDVTLRISGFFRDAFPHVVALLDDAVRLAARQEEAEADNFVRAHVQADLAVHGDERKATVRVFGSRPGTYGAGLLQLIDSRDWRTDADLAEVYTVWGGYAYGRELNGRPAREEMETAYKRITVAAKNTDTREHDIADSDDYFQYHGGMVATVRALTGRNPAAYIGDSTRPETVRTRTLTEEAARVFRARVVNPRWLEAMRRHGYKGAFEMAATVDYLFGYDATTGVVADWMYEKLTQEYVLDPVNRDFLTGANPWALHGISERLLEAAERGLWAEPDPELIDALRTAFLETEGDLEGEG
- a CDS encoding NADP-dependent oxidoreductase, with translation MSKAFGFTEYGGPQHQTFLDRPVPAPGPGRLQISVRAAGVNPVDWKIRRGLTGKGLELPAVLGVEAAGVVEAVGDGVTGFAVGDQVFGTAATGGYAEHTLLVAGSTARKPAGVSFAQAAALPVAAATGYDGVEHVGLKAGQTLLILGIAGGVGSVAAQIARERGIRVLGTASNANRPFVESLGATQIRYGDGVVDRILLAAPQGVDGILDLVGGADVRAAAETLADRSRLIATSDPGTAAELGGSFVRRSGTGATLAVLAELVADGRLDPHITATYPLARAAEALAEVESGHARGKLILEVS